The Carassius gibelio isolate Cgi1373 ecotype wild population from Czech Republic chromosome B9, carGib1.2-hapl.c, whole genome shotgun sequence genome includes a region encoding these proteins:
- the LOC127964724 gene encoding uncharacterized protein DDB_G0290685-like: MENSGNADEAEESANSEAEKTDSEVESQKFLETQEEKEKSQVLENKSEDEKKTPETLGEQDNEDADKNEENQIPEEKKEKKEENKETDNLKSAEGELEKHRKNSKNADEENTNSKADKTDTEIEIQKCLQTREEMEKKCQILKNNSEDEEKKPEKPTEDLGDQEYKNADKNNSEDEEKKPEKPTEDLGDQEYKNADKNNSEDEEKKPEKPTEDLGDQEYKNADKNNSEDEEKEHVDPPQNLGDQENKNNSEDEEKEHVDPSQNLGDQENKNADKSKSEDEEKGHEDPTQKLGEQATEDTHKYEEDRALKVKKEMEEENNEIANTNKEILSPQSAVTGRITVDIGNDQRSEAGKGGGREN; the protein is encoded by the exons ATGGAAAACAGCGGAAATGCAGATGAAGCAGAAGAAAGCGCTAACAGTGAAGCTGAAAAAACAGACTCAGAAGTAGAGAGCCAGAAATTCTTAGAAACCCAAGAAGAAAAGGAGAAAAGTCAGGTACTGGAAAATAAGAGTGAAGATGAAAAGAAGACACCTGAGACACTAGGAGAGCAGGACAATGAAGATGCAGATAAAAATGAGGAAAACCAGATACCCGAagagaaaaaagagaagaaagaggAAAACAAAGAGACAGACAATCTGAAATCAG CTGAAGGAGAACTAGAAAAACATcgaaaaaacagtaaaaatgcagATGAAGAAAATACTAACAGCAAAGCTGATAAAACAGACACAGAAATAGAGATCCAGAAATGCTTACAAACCCGagaagaaatggagaaaaaatgtCAGATACTGAAAAATAATAGTGAAGATGAAGAGAAGAAACCTGAGAAGCCGACTGAGGATCTAGGAGACCAGGAATATAAAAATGCAGATAAAAATAATAGTGAAGATGAAGAGAAGAAACCTGAGAAGCCGACTGAGGATCTAGGAGACCAGGAATATAAAAATGCAGATAAAAATAATAGTGAAGATGAAGAGAAGAAACCTGAGAAGCCGACTGAGGATCTAGGAGACCAGGAATATAAAAATGCAGATAAAAATAATAGTGAAGATGAAGAGAAGGAACATGTGGATCCGCCTCAGAATCTAGGGGatcaggaaaataaaaataatagtgaaGATGAAGAGAAGGAACATGTGGATCCGTCTCAGAATCTAGGGGAtcaggaaaataaaaatgcagataaAAGTAAAAGTGAAGATGAAGAGAAGGGACATGAGGATCCGACTCAGAAACTAGGAGAGCAGGCCACTGAAGATACACATAAATATGAGGAAGACCGGGCACTTAAAGTGAAAAAAGAGATGGAAGAGGAAAACAATGAAATAGCCAACACGAACAAAG AGATTTTGAGTCCACAGTCTGCGGTGACAGGAAGAATTACAGTGGACATAGGAAATGACCAGAGGTCAGAGGCCGGAAAGggaggaggaagagaaaactgA
- the LOC127964720 gene encoding immunoglobulin superfamily member 2-like — protein MREKAEGSISLRMMDLWCRLWHLPLMLYISGLLQFDLCSGQIQVQIQEGPLYRVKGYPISISCNTTGFTGPSERDFEFILKKQNMELNIISTKDPNFAYGMFSGRIRKKEIYVERLSGSSVVLWIKDFQESDAGDLLCATKHTGGAYFGDYDDEAKLNVIADTLEASYSGSPSQSLSEGDPLQLECQVSSQTFQHTHLSVTWFLNGEEDENPRPIITLDKDLTVKPGAGFEDRYRAGLISMDKVEDTTYRLKMPQVQQSDQGKFFCKAIEWIQDPDRSWTQIAHKTTTACDVEIKRIVVPDADSFSVNLKASKGPLQEGDALDIRCSVNAQNLPGHFFSVTWLKDQQRVAQIGSSGVLTIFDSYKDRENAAEMRAVKTSHMDYLLTIRSARTEDHGQYQCEVWQENMNEDGTFKKIQKQMSSPETVSITAKESNLAVVMLMKDAVTEGDALHVSCSVSGFKGPLSVSWQHKKDPGASFSDVVSLTHEGVMKDVGARYQSRNVQTFHSPAGNFTLQLGASAVSDSGEYKCIVSELTVQSNGEMKAITQSQQKAITVKSVESLMVVSLTSRTSNVPIDSPVQLLCRVRGPRVSLALRWMFQPHNSTVQTNILSISHTGEMEWRADQRNYQLNIQARPEDTRFTLMVPRASKQQKGQYQCQVDAYQKDVQKAFKNSNLLAVIVHKPDSKMSLLSPTSRLETTVDTDAKLECSVMKTTTNTSRFTVTWMFGSQVLLTMDLDAVVKFGPAAGLEMDQRIRLEIRQKQNFQMTIQQVRTSDSGQYHCEVEEWLQDPLGDWYSLKKMSVSTELVVKEKESKLHVQKDNRMLNVTNHQAGFTIDCVIDSQSSDKSVFEVTWFKVQKEEQVAIFTARRDGILHSAIADRNLVFGRPLATHYKLTVLQINPTDIGQYYCQVEEWLLTANTWKKFASDKSGELSIYVHTEGEKQIDPLLITLAIAIPLICFLVLIIIFLLRKSHKKKYEISMKYELKKMKKKKKKDCLWAETNVLNGPSTN, from the exons ATGAGGGAGAAAGCGGAAGGATCGATCAGTTTAAGGATGATGGACCTTTGGTGCCGGCTGTGGCACCTGCCACTAATGCTGTATATCTCAGGGCTCCTGCAATTTG atctgtgcaGTGGTCAGATTCAGGTCCAGATCCAGGAAGGTCCCCTGTATAGAGTGAAAGGATACCCCATCTCCATATCCTGTAACACAACAGGGTTTACAGGACCATCTGAGAGGGATTTTGAGTTCATTCTCAAGAAACAAAATATGGAGTTAAATATAATCAgtaccaaagacccaaactttGCCTACGGAATGTTCTCCGgtagaataagaaaaaaagagatttatGTTGAAAGGCTGTCAGGGTCTTCAGTTGTCTTGTGGATCAAAGATTTTCAGGAGAGTGATGCAGGTGATCTGCTCTGTGCGACCAAACACACAGGTGGTGCATATTTCGGAGATTATGATGATGAAGCAAAGCTTAATG TGATAGCAGACACCCTGGAGGCATCGTACTCGGGCTCTCCCTCACAGAGCTTGTCTGAAGGGGATCCTCTTCAGCTTGAGTGCCAGGTCTCCAGCCAGACTTTTCAACACACTCATCTGTCGGTCACCTGGTTTCTTAATGGTGAAGAGGATGAAAACCCCCGGCCAATCATTACTCTGGACAAAGATCTGACTGTAAAGCCAGGAGCTGGATTTGAGGATCGCTATCGTGCTGGTCTTATCAGCATGGATAAGGTGGAGGACACAACCTACAGACTGAAGATGCCTCAAGTGCAGCAGTCCGACCAGGGGAAGTTCTTCTGCAAAGCCATTGAGTGGATCCAAGACCCAGACCGTTCCTGGACACAGATTGCCCACAAAACCACCACGGCATGCGATGTAGAGATTAAACGAATCG TGGTCCCTGATGCTGACTCCTTCAGTGTTAATCTGAAGGCTTCAAAGGGGCCACTACAGGAGGGAGACGCACTGGACATCCGCTGCAGTGTGAATGCACAGAACCTTCCTGGTCATTTCTTCTCAGTGACTTGGCTGAAGGACCAGCAGAGAGTGGCCCAGATCGGATCCTCTGGGGTGCTCACCATTTTCGACAGTTACAAAGACAGAGAGAATGCAGCAGAGATGAGAGCAGTGAAAACCAGTCACATGGACTACCTTCTGACCATCCGTTCGGCTCGGACTGAGGACCACGGCCAATACCAGTGTGAAGTGTGGCAGGAAAACATGAATGAAGATGGCACcttcaaaaaaatacaaaaacaaatgtccAGTCCAGAGACTGTGAGCATCACGGCTAAAG AGAGTAATCTGGCGGTGGTCATGCTGATGAAGGATGCGGTCACTGAGGGAGATGCACTACACGTCTCCTGCTCAGTGTCAGGATTCAAGGGTCCTTTATCAGTGTCATGGCAACACAAGAAAGACCCGGGGGCTTCCTTCAGTGATGTCGTTAGTCTGACCCATGAGGGAGTGATGAAAGATGTTGGGGCAAGGTATCAGAGCAGAAATGTCCAAACATTTCATTCTCCAGCTGGAAACTTTACTCTACAGCTTGGTGCATCTGCAGTATCTGACAGCGGAGAATATAAGTGCATTGTGTCTGAATTGACAGTACAGAGCAATGGAGAGATGAAAGCCATCACCCAATCTCAGCAAAAAGCCATTACAGTTAAATCTGTTG AATCTCTAATGGTGGTGAGCTTGACAAGTCGTACATCAAATGTACCTATAGATTCTCCAGTACAACTGCTATGTCGAGTCAGAGGGCCTAGAGTGTCTTTGGCTCTACGCTGGATGTTTCAGCCCCACAATTCCACTgttcaaacaaatattttatccatAAGTCACACTGGAGAAATGGAATGGAGAGCAGATCAGAGAAACTATCAGCTGAACATTCAAGCACGGCCGGAAGACACTCGTTTCACTCTCATGGTGCCGAGAGCCAGCAAACAACAAAAAGGACAGTACCAGTGTCAAGTTGATGCCTATCAAAAGGATGTACAGAAAGCCTTTAAGAACTCCAACCTGTTAGCTGTGATTGTACACAAACCTG ACAGCAAGATGAGCCTGCTGTCACCCACTTCTCGTCTGGAAACCACTGTCGACACTGATGCTAAGCTTGAATGCTCAGTCATGAAGACAACCACAAATACGTCTCGTTTCACAGTAACATGGATGTTTGGGTCCCAGGTGCTCTTAACTATGGACTTAGATGCTGTAGTCAAGTTTGGCCCTGCAGCCGGCCTGGAGATGGACCAGAGGATCCGTTTggaaataagacagaaacagaacttcCAGATGACTATCCAGCAGGTCAGAACATCTGACAGTGGACAATATCACTGTGAGGTGGAAGAGTGGCTCCAGGATCCTCTTGGTGACTGGTATTCCCTCAAGAAAATGTCTGTTTCCACAGAGCTGGTTGTCAAAGAGAAAG aaagtaaaCTGCATGTTCAGAAGGACAATCGGATGCTCAACGTTACAAACCATCAGGCTGGGTTCACCATTGACTGTGTCATTGACTCACAATCCAGTGATAAATCCGTCTTTGAGGTCACCTGGTTCAAGGTTCAGAAAGAAGAACAAGTCGCTATATTCACTGCCAGGCGTGACGGTATCTTACACAGTGCAATTGCTGATAGAAATCTGGTGTTTGGACGACCACTTGCCACACACTATAAACTGACTGTGCTACAGATCAACCCCACTGATATTGGGCAATACTACTGTCAGGTTGAGGAGTGGCTTCTAACTGCTAACACCTGGAAGAAATTTGCTTCAGATAAATCTGGAGAGCTCTCCATCTACGTTCACACTGAAG GTGAAAAACAGATAGACCCACTGTTAATAACATTGGCCATTGCTATTCCACTGATTTGTTTTCTTGTATTGATCATAATATTCTTGTTGAGAAAGAGCCAcaagaaaaaatatgaaataagtaTGAAATATGAactgaagaagatgaagaagaagaagaagaaagactgTCTGTGGGCTGAAACAAATGTCCTTAATGGGccttctaccaattag
- the LOC127964341 gene encoding eIF5-mimic protein 2-B, with protein sequence MSNQKQQKPTLTGQRFKTRKRDEKERFDPTQFQESIVQGLNQTGADLEAVAKFLDSSGAKLDYRRYAETLFDILVAGGMLAPGGALSDDMTRTNFCLFTASEDVKTMKAYAQVFNKLIRRYKYLEKGFEEEIKKLLLFLKGFSESERNKLAMLTGILLANGSPSASILGSLFNDNLVKEGVSPAFAVKLFKAWINEKDINSVAASLRKVGMDNRLMELFPVNKRSYDHFSKYFTDAGLKELSDFARNQRSLGARKELQKELQEQMSHGVSFKEIIVYVKEEMKKSGISEQMVIGIMWTSVMSSVEWNKKEELVTEQAIKHLKQHSPLLKAFATQGQSELTLLLRVQEYCYDNIHFMKAFQKIVLLLYKVDVLSEEAVLKWYSEAHIAKGKSVFLEQMKKFVEWLKNAEEESESEEETD encoded by the exons ATGAGTAATCAAAAGCAGCAGAAGCCAACGCTTACAGGCCAGCGGTTTAAGACTCGAAAGAGag ATGAAAAGGAGAGATTTGACCCTACACAGTTTCAGGAGAGCATTGTACAAGGATTAAATCAAACTGGTGCTGATTTAGAGGCTGTTGCCAAGTTCCTAGATTCCTCTGGAGCCAAGCTCGATTATCGTCGCTATGCAGAAACCCTGTTTGATATCCTGGTGGCTGGTGGGATGCTGG CTCCGGGAGGTGCCTTATCCGACGACATGACTCGGACTAACTTCTGTCTCTTCACCGCATCAGAAGATGTTAAGACCATGAAAGCCTATGCTCAG GTTTTTAACAAATTAATCCGGCGTTACAAGTACCTGGAGAAAGGTTTTGAAGAGGAGATTAAAAAGCTGCTCCTGTTTTTAAAAGGGTTCAGTGAGTCTGAACGTAACAAGCTTGCCATGCTCACTGGCATTTTACTGGCTAATGGCAGCCCATCGGCTTCGATCCTTGGCAGCCTCTTTAATGACAACTTGGTCAAAGAAG gtGTGTCTCCGGCCTTTGCTGTGAAGCTGTTTAAAGCGTGGATCAATGAGAAGGACATTAACTCTGTGGCTGCCAGTCTGCGTAAGGTTGGCATGGACAACAGGTTGATG GAGCTGTTTCCAGTGAACAAGCGAAGCTATGACCACTTCTCGAAATACTTCACTGATGCTGGGCTTAAAGAGCTCTCTGATTTTGCTCGCAACCAGCGGTCATTAGGAGCTCGCAAGGAGCTGCAGAAAGAGCTCCAAGAGCAGATGTCTCACGGGGTTTCTTTTAAAGAG ATCATTGTGTATGTCAAGGAGGAAATGAAGAAGAGTGGCATCTCTGAGCAGATGGTGATTGGTATCATGTGGACCAGTGTCATGAGCTCAGTGGAATGGAATAAGAAAGAGGAACTGGTCACTGAACAAGCCATTAAACACTTGAAG CAACACAGCCCCCTTCTGAAGGCCTTCGCCACACAGGGCCAGTCTGAGCTCACTCTGCTGCTGAGAGTTCAAGAGTACTGTTACGACAACATCCACTTCATGAAAGCCTTCCAGAAGATTGTTTTGCTGCTTTACAAAG TTGATGTTTTGAGTGAAGAGGCTGTTCTTAAGTGGTATTCTGAAGCTCACATAGCCAAAGGAAAGAGCGTCTTCCTGGAGCAGATGAAGAAATTTGTGGAGTGGCTGAAAAATGCTGAAGAGG AATCGGAGTCTGAAGAGGAAACGGACTGA
- the LOC127964305 gene encoding coxsackievirus and adenovirus receptor homolog has product MADVMFLVYVTCFCLYQDLVFCDEYGESGNDIKLNPVIHGKPEEILWTHNGNKVLEYDGSEMETFGSFTDRVDLDFETGQLTIRKLKDQDSGTYQSEIVISKKVHTSSHTLTVLDALPEPLVTCEVNETSNVKKLFCSVESQTEPSYEWSGSDVKQPGPTLVVNEQEENLNSVFTCTVKNKAGSRTTDFNLQDCATGSANPAVLERGKGK; this is encoded by the exons ATGGCAGatgttatgtttttggtttatgttaCATGTTTCTGTTTGTATCAAG ATTTAGTTTTCTGTGATGAATATGGCGAAAGTGGAAACGATATCAAACTAAATCCAGTCATCCATGGAAAACCTGAAGAAATACTGTGGACACATAATGGAAACAAGGTTCTGGAGTATGACGGGAGTGAGATGGAGACTTTTGGCTCATTTACAGACCGTGTAGATCTTGATTTTGAAACAGGACAGCTCACAATAAGAAAACTTAAAGACCAAGACAGTGGCACATATCAGTCTGAAATTGTGATCAGTAAGAAGGTTCATACCTCCAGTCATACTTTGACAGTTTTGG ATGCTCTGCCAGAGCCTCTGGTAACCTGTGAAGTGAACGAGACTTCAAATGTGAAAAAACTGTTCTGTTCAGTGGAATCCCAGACTGAGCCGAGCTATGAATGGAGTGGATCTGATGTAAAACAGCCAGGGCCAACACTTGTTGTAAATGAACAGGAGGAAAACCTTAACTCAGTCTTTACCTGCACTGTGAAGAATAAAGCTGGAAGCAGGACCACAGACTTTAATCTGCAAGACTGCGCCACAG GCAGTGCAAACCCTGCTGTGCTTGAACGTGGAAAAG GAAAGTGA